In the Rhizobium sp. CB3090 genome, one interval contains:
- a CDS encoding sugar ABC transporter permease, with amino-acid sequence MSEATIETAFDAVPIKRQRRWHIFVFLLPAFIVYTAVMILPLIETLRLSLYNVVDNQTTFVGLNNFKVLFGDDRWSHDFWNALRNNLIFFIIHMCVQNPIGVALAALLSLPKLRFVAFYRTAMFLPTLLSFVIVGFIWKLILSPLWGVAPDLMGLVGLKSFFAPWLGKPGTALVTVALISVWQYVGIPMMLIYAALLNIPEEVIEAAECDGITGWSQFWKIKLPLVLPAIGIISILTFVGNFNAFDLVYTVQGALAGPDGSTDILGTLLYRVFFGFQLQLGDRSMGATIATVMFLIILAGVSFYLFIIQRRIRRYQF; translated from the coding sequence ATGAGCGAAGCTACAATAGAAACCGCTTTTGACGCGGTTCCGATCAAGCGCCAAAGACGCTGGCACATCTTCGTTTTTCTTCTTCCGGCCTTCATTGTCTATACGGCGGTGATGATCCTGCCTCTGATCGAAACGTTGCGGCTGTCGCTGTATAATGTCGTCGATAACCAGACGACCTTTGTAGGTCTCAACAATTTCAAAGTATTGTTCGGAGATGATCGATGGTCGCATGATTTCTGGAATGCGCTGCGCAACAATTTGATCTTCTTCATCATTCACATGTGCGTGCAGAATCCGATCGGTGTTGCGCTCGCGGCGCTGCTGTCGCTGCCGAAGCTGCGTTTCGTCGCCTTTTATCGCACAGCCATGTTTCTGCCGACGCTACTTTCCTTCGTCATCGTCGGTTTCATCTGGAAGCTTATATTGTCGCCGCTCTGGGGTGTGGCGCCCGATTTGATGGGCCTTGTCGGCCTCAAGTCGTTCTTCGCCCCTTGGCTCGGGAAGCCGGGCACGGCGCTGGTCACGGTCGCGCTAATCTCGGTCTGGCAATATGTTGGCATCCCGATGATGCTGATCTATGCCGCGCTGCTGAACATCCCTGAAGAGGTCATCGAGGCGGCCGAGTGCGATGGCATTACCGGTTGGAGCCAGTTTTGGAAGATCAAGCTGCCGCTGGTGCTGCCAGCGATCGGCATTATCTCGATCCTGACCTTCGTCGGCAATTTCAACGCTTTCGACCTTGTCTATACCGTGCAGGGCGCGCTGGCGGGACCGGATGGCTCCACCGATATTCTTGGCACGCTGCTCTACCGCGTCTTCTTCGGCTTCCAGCTACAGCTCGGCGACCGCTCGATGGGTGCGACGATCGCGACGGTGATGTTCCTTATCATCCTCGCCGGTGTTTCGTTCTATCTTTTCATCATTCAACGGCGCATCCGCCGTTACCAGTTCTGA
- a CDS encoding GntR family transcriptional regulator, translating to MTEDLSRIFSPERLLAGGTGPLYVKLRRTLEDAVKAGTLKHGDALPPERDIAEYAAVSRVTVRKAIDDLVAEGVLVRRHGSGTFVAKPVSKVEQRLSQLTSFTEDMARRGMTARSEWLHKGVHTPSPDEMMILGLAAGTKVSRLSRLRIADDQPLAIEHASVSGEFLPDPSTVTSSLYAELEKRLVRPVRAVQRISATNMKEADAGLLGVPVGAAGLSIERISYLGSGRAVEFTRSLYRGDAYDFVAELTIGST from the coding sequence ATGACCGAGGATCTGAGCCGCATCTTCTCGCCAGAACGCCTGCTCGCCGGCGGCACTGGCCCGCTCTATGTCAAATTGCGCCGCACACTGGAAGATGCCGTCAAGGCCGGAACGCTGAAACATGGCGATGCCCTGCCGCCGGAACGTGACATCGCAGAATATGCCGCCGTCAGCCGCGTGACGGTACGCAAGGCGATTGACGATCTCGTCGCCGAGGGCGTCCTCGTCCGTCGCCACGGCTCCGGCACTTTCGTCGCCAAACCGGTTTCCAAGGTTGAGCAGCGCTTGTCGCAACTAACCTCCTTCACCGAGGACATGGCGCGGCGCGGCATGACAGCGCGCTCCGAATGGCTGCACAAGGGCGTGCACACCCCCTCGCCCGATGAAATGATGATCCTCGGCCTTGCTGCCGGCACCAAGGTCTCCCGCCTCAGCCGTCTGCGCATTGCCGATGACCAGCCGCTCGCCATCGAACACGCTAGCGTCTCCGGCGAGTTCCTGCCCGATCCATCGACCGTGACCTCCTCGCTTTATGCCGAGCTTGAAAAGCGCCTGGTCCGCCCGGTCCGCGCCGTGCAGCGCATCTCCGCGACCAACATGAAAGAGGCCGACGCCGGCCTGCTGGGGGTTCCCGTCGGCGCCGCGGGCCTGTCGATCGAGCGCATCTCCTACCTCGGCTCCGGCCGCGCCGTGGAATTTACCCGTTCGCTTTATCGAGGGGATGCCTATGACTTTGTTGCGGAGCTGACGATCGGGTCGACGTAG
- a CDS encoding ABC transporter substrate-binding protein has product MKNNVLKGLLLASSLLTSVGFAHAADVTLTVESWRNDDLQIWQEKIIPAFEAKNPGIKIVFSPTAPTEYNASLNAKLEAGSAGDIITCRPFDASLDLFNKKQLTDLTTLQGMDNFSAVAKAAWTTDNGKSTFCVPMASVIHGFIYNKDAFDKLGLKVPATRDEFFAVLDKLKADGTYIPMAMGTKDLWEAATMGYQNIGPNYWKGEDGRLALISGKEKLTDAPWVDPFKELAKWKPYLGDGFEAQSYSDSQNLFTLGKAAIYPAGSWEIALFNTQAQFKMGAFPPPVAKAGDTAYISDHPDIGVGLNAKSKHPDEAKKFLSWVASDEFANIYANALPGFFSLNSHPVKMTDPLAQEFVSWRDNHKSTVRSTYQILSRGTPNLENETWTESANVINGTDTPEAAAKKLQDGLDKWYKPAK; this is encoded by the coding sequence ATGAAAAACAATGTTCTGAAAGGCTTACTCCTCGCATCGAGCCTGCTGACTTCAGTCGGCTTCGCGCATGCGGCGGATGTGACGCTGACGGTTGAAAGCTGGCGCAACGATGACCTGCAGATTTGGCAGGAAAAGATCATCCCGGCTTTCGAAGCCAAGAACCCAGGTATCAAGATCGTCTTCTCGCCGACGGCTCCGACCGAGTACAACGCATCGCTGAACGCTAAGCTTGAAGCTGGTTCCGCTGGCGACATCATCACCTGCCGACCGTTTGACGCTTCGCTGGACCTCTTCAACAAGAAGCAGTTGACCGACCTGACAACGCTGCAGGGCATGGACAACTTCTCGGCGGTCGCCAAGGCTGCATGGACCACGGACAACGGCAAGTCGACCTTCTGCGTGCCGATGGCTTCGGTCATCCACGGCTTCATCTACAACAAGGATGCCTTCGACAAGCTCGGCCTCAAGGTTCCGGCGACCCGCGACGAATTCTTCGCTGTGCTGGACAAGCTCAAGGCTGACGGCACCTACATTCCAATGGCAATGGGCACGAAGGATCTCTGGGAAGCCGCAACCATGGGCTACCAGAACATCGGCCCGAACTACTGGAAGGGCGAGGACGGCCGCCTGGCTCTGATCTCCGGCAAGGAAAAGCTGACGGATGCTCCCTGGGTCGATCCTTTCAAGGAATTGGCAAAGTGGAAGCCTTACCTCGGCGACGGCTTTGAAGCCCAGAGCTATTCTGACAGCCAGAACCTCTTCACGCTCGGCAAGGCTGCCATCTATCCGGCTGGTTCGTGGGAAATCGCTCTCTTTAACACCCAGGCTCAGTTCAAGATGGGCGCATTCCCGCCGCCGGTCGCAAAGGCTGGCGACACGGCTTACATTTCCGACCATCCGGATATCGGTGTTGGCCTGAACGCCAAGAGCAAGCATCCGGACGAAGCCAAGAAGTTCCTGAGCTGGGTTGCTTCCGACGAGTTCGCCAACATCTATGCCAATGCGTTGCCGGGCTTCTTCAGCCTGAATTCGCATCCGGTGAAGATGACCGATCCGCTCGCTCAGGAATTCGTTTCCTGGCGCGACAATCATAAGTCGACGGTTCGTTCGACTTACCAGATTCTGTCGCGCGGCACGCCGAACCTCGAAAATGAAACCTGGACGGAATCCGCCAACGTGATCAACGGCACGGATACGCCGGAGGCCGCTGCCAAGAAGCTGCAGGACGGTCTCGACAAGTGGTACAAGCCGGCCAAGTAA
- a CDS encoding ABC transporter ATP-binding protein, with protein MGSLQLKSIRKAYGTHDVLKGIDLEVKEGEFVIFVGPSGCGKSTLLRSIAGLEDVTSGAVLINGTDVTVTPPAKRGISMVFQSYALYPHLTVKDNMGLGLKQAGTAKDEIDKRVEKASNMLSLAPYLARRPAELSGGQRQRVAIGRAIVREPELFLFDEPLSNLDAALRVQTRLEIARLHRSLKATMIYVTHDQVEAMTLADKIVVMNAGAIEQIGSPMELYNRPANVFVAGFIGSPQMNFIPAEKLEQSGAKTVGIRPEHITLSREQGTWAAKVIHVEHLGADTIIYLESDQTGLLTVRLFGEHQYEPDETVYATPDTEHMHRFDENDQAIRA; from the coding sequence GTGGGATCGCTTCAACTGAAATCCATTCGCAAGGCCTATGGTACGCATGATGTGCTGAAGGGCATCGACCTCGAGGTGAAGGAGGGCGAGTTCGTCATTTTCGTCGGCCCTTCCGGCTGCGGCAAGTCGACCCTTCTGCGCAGTATCGCCGGCCTGGAGGATGTGACCTCGGGCGCAGTCCTGATCAACGGCACGGACGTGACGGTGACGCCGCCCGCCAAGCGCGGCATTTCCATGGTGTTCCAGTCCTATGCGCTCTATCCGCATCTGACGGTGAAAGACAATATGGGCCTTGGCCTGAAGCAGGCTGGCACTGCCAAGGATGAGATCGACAAACGTGTGGAGAAGGCGTCAAATATGCTTTCCCTCGCGCCCTATCTCGCCCGCCGCCCGGCGGAGCTGTCCGGCGGCCAGCGTCAGCGCGTCGCCATCGGACGCGCCATCGTGCGAGAACCGGAGCTCTTCCTGTTCGACGAGCCGCTGTCGAACCTTGATGCGGCTTTGCGCGTCCAGACTCGGCTTGAAATCGCCCGACTGCATCGCAGCCTTAAGGCCACGATGATTTATGTCACCCATGATCAGGTCGAGGCCATGACGCTGGCCGACAAGATCGTCGTGATGAATGCCGGTGCGATCGAGCAGATCGGTTCGCCGATGGAGCTTTACAACCGCCCTGCGAATGTCTTCGTCGCCGGCTTCATCGGTTCGCCGCAGATGAATTTCATCCCGGCGGAAAAGCTCGAGCAGAGCGGGGCGAAAACCGTCGGCATTCGGCCCGAGCATATCACCTTGTCGCGCGAGCAGGGCACTTGGGCGGCCAAGGTCATCCATGTCGAACACCTTGGCGCGGACACGATCATCTATCTCGAATCCGATCAAACCGGCCTTCTGACCGTGCGCTTGTTCGGCGAACACCAATATGAGCCGGACGAAACGGTCTATGCCACACCGGATACGGAGCATATGCATCGCTTCGATGAGAATGATCAGGCAATCCGCGCGTAG
- a CDS encoding N-acetylglucosamine kinase, with amino-acid sequence MAEFAIGIDGGGTSCRAAVTDRMGNVLGTGKAGAANILSDLENSLINIVASARQALSDAGLDPELASELPAVVGTAGANVGDYGKRIEKALPFASGQVVTDAMIALQGALGDADGIIGAFGTGSVYNARRHGKVWGIGGWGFIVGDQASGARLGRDLLERSLLAHDKVCLPSPLTEQVMAEFGGDPERVVEFAHSARPKDFAHYAPTVFEYAERDDVIAVGILKTAVNAITESLDALLWPECPSICLLGGLAKAYQPWLDARHKALLTEPKGDVLSGAVELAAKLLQNDMGSTP; translated from the coding sequence ATGGCGGAGTTTGCGATCGGTATCGACGGCGGCGGAACAAGCTGCCGCGCTGCTGTGACGGACAGAATGGGCAATGTTCTCGGCACCGGCAAGGCAGGCGCCGCCAACATCCTTTCTGATCTCGAAAACTCTTTGATCAACATCGTCGCATCGGCCCGTCAGGCCCTCAGCGATGCCGGGCTCGATCCCGAGCTGGCTAGCGAACTGCCCGCCGTCGTCGGCACGGCCGGCGCCAATGTTGGCGACTACGGCAAGCGCATCGAAAAAGCCCTGCCCTTTGCGAGCGGTCAGGTGGTCACCGATGCCATGATCGCGCTTCAGGGCGCACTCGGCGATGCCGATGGGATCATCGGCGCATTCGGCACCGGTTCCGTCTACAATGCCCGCCGGCACGGCAAAGTCTGGGGTATTGGCGGCTGGGGCTTTATCGTCGGCGATCAGGCCAGCGGCGCACGCCTTGGCCGCGATTTGCTGGAAAGATCGCTTCTCGCGCACGACAAAGTATGCCTGCCCTCACCACTCACCGAACAGGTCATGGCGGAATTTGGCGGCGATCCCGAACGCGTTGTCGAATTCGCGCATTCCGCCAGACCGAAGGATTTCGCGCATTATGCACCGACGGTATTCGAATATGCCGAAAGAGATGACGTGATCGCCGTCGGTATCCTCAAGACAGCGGTGAACGCAATCACCGAAAGTCTGGATGCCCTGCTCTGGCCCGAATGCCCATCGATCTGCCTGCTCGGCGGACTTGCGAAGGCATATCAACCCTGGCTCGATGCGCGGCATAAAGCACTTCTCACCGAACCGAAAGGCGACGTGTTGAGCGGCGCGGTCGAATTGGCAGCCAAGCTCCTGCAAAATGACATGGGGAGCACGCCATGA
- a CDS encoding Gfo/Idh/MocA family oxidoreductase, with translation MSSSHKPIRVLVAGLGNMGRSHALAYHNNPGFEIVGLVNRSKPKLADELQSYTIHPDFEAALKELKPDLCSINTYSDSHADYAVMAFEAGCDVFVEKPLATTVEDAERVVAAAKKAGRKLVIGYILRHHPSWMRLIAEARKLGGPYVFRMNLNQQSSGPTWETHKALMRTTPPIVDCGVHYVDVMCQITDAKPVEVRGMGLRLSNEIAPDMYNYGHLQVIYEDGSVGWYEAGWGPMISETAFFVKDVMSPNGAVSIIMDPNAKSDDIDTHTKTAVIRLHTAETGPNGKFIRPDQDLHMDGEPGHQELCDREQAFMLKAIHEDIDLSRHMTDAVQSLRICLAADESVRTGKPVYL, from the coding sequence GTGAGCTCATCTCATAAGCCGATCCGCGTTTTGGTTGCCGGCCTTGGCAATATGGGCCGCAGCCATGCACTTGCCTATCACAACAATCCCGGTTTCGAGATCGTTGGCCTCGTCAATCGCTCGAAGCCGAAGCTGGCCGACGAGCTGCAGAGTTACACGATCCATCCGGATTTCGAGGCGGCGTTGAAGGAGTTGAAGCCCGATCTCTGCTCGATCAACACCTATTCCGACAGCCACGCGGACTATGCCGTCATGGCTTTCGAGGCGGGCTGCGACGTCTTCGTCGAAAAGCCGCTGGCGACGACCGTCGAGGATGCGGAGCGGGTTGTGGCCGCGGCCAAGAAAGCCGGCCGCAAGCTGGTGATCGGCTATATCCTGCGCCACCATCCGTCCTGGATGCGGCTGATTGCCGAAGCGCGCAAGCTCGGCGGTCCTTATGTCTTCCGCATGAACCTGAATCAGCAGTCGAGCGGACCGACCTGGGAAACGCATAAGGCGCTGATGCGCACGACGCCGCCGATCGTCGATTGCGGCGTGCATTATGTCGACGTCATGTGCCAGATCACCGACGCCAAGCCCGTCGAAGTGCGCGGAATGGGCCTACGCCTGTCGAACGAGATCGCGCCGGATATGTACAATTACGGCCATCTTCAGGTGATCTATGAAGACGGTTCCGTTGGCTGGTACGAGGCCGGCTGGGGGCCGATGATTTCCGAAACCGCCTTCTTCGTGAAGGATGTGATGTCACCGAATGGTGCCGTATCGATCATCATGGACCCCAACGCCAAGTCCGACGACATCGATACGCACACCAAGACGGCCGTCATCCGGCTGCATACCGCCGAAACCGGCCCCAACGGCAAGTTCATCCGTCCGGATCAGGATCTGCACATGGATGGCGAGCCGGGTCACCAAGAGCTGTGCGATCGGGAACAGGCCTTCATGCTGAAGGCCATCCATGAGGATATCGACCTCAGCCGCCATATGACCGACGCCGTTCAATCGCTTCGCATCTGCCTTGCCGCAGACGAGAGCGTGCGTACCGGCAAGCCCGTTTATTTGTAA
- the phnF gene encoding phosphonate metabolism transcriptional regulator PhnF has translation METIDRKSGSALWHQIGEILAADIAAGTFAPGAKLPTEPELMERFGVSRFTVRQALGHLEQRGLVRAEQGRGTFVHKGALDYTLSKKTRFSKNLIEQGFEPGGELLIHEIVAASERVAARLKLASGAPVIHRRGVMTADGVPVELGDSYYPADRFPDFDRARLQYETISAALVSYGVHDYVRLSTEIEARMPSAEEARLLRQPKSAPVLVILKVDVDSDGVPIAYAETLWSAERVTFKIDLG, from the coding sequence ATGGAGACGATCGATCGCAAGAGCGGCAGCGCTCTCTGGCATCAGATCGGCGAAATCCTGGCGGCTGATATCGCCGCCGGGACCTTTGCTCCCGGCGCCAAATTGCCGACCGAGCCCGAGCTTATGGAACGCTTCGGCGTCAGCCGCTTCACCGTCCGCCAGGCGCTCGGTCATCTGGAGCAGCGGGGCCTCGTGCGTGCCGAGCAAGGGCGGGGAACCTTTGTCCATAAAGGGGCTCTCGACTATACGCTGTCGAAGAAGACGCGGTTCTCCAAGAATTTGATCGAGCAGGGATTCGAGCCGGGCGGTGAATTACTGATCCATGAGATCGTTGCAGCGTCGGAACGGGTCGCGGCGCGGCTGAAGCTAGCGTCCGGCGCGCCGGTCATCCATCGCCGCGGCGTGATGACGGCAGACGGCGTTCCCGTCGAACTCGGCGACAGCTATTATCCGGCCGACCGCTTTCCTGATTTCGATAGAGCGAGGCTGCAATACGAGACTATCAGCGCGGCGCTCGTGAGCTACGGCGTCCACGACTATGTGCGTCTGTCGACGGAGATCGAGGCACGCATGCCGAGTGCCGAGGAGGCGCGGTTGTTGCGGCAGCCAAAATCCGCACCGGTATTGGTGATCCTCAAGGTGGATGTCGATAGCGATGGCGTGCCCATCGCCTATGCCGAGACTCTATGGTCGGCGGAGCGGGTGACCTTCAAGATCGATTTGGGATGA
- a CDS encoding methyltransferase domain-containing protein: MTNAATYATWHTEPNGDIAVAESHSPLWRHFIETVPERDFSSKTVLDFGCNRGGFLRLLHAMRPFRRGVGIDIASESVAAAVAAKGNMPLEFHVTTDLSPFIDSFDVAFSYEVVYLLPELERHAEQMFKVMRNGSIYYAVTGCHNEMPLWPKWRELIGGNSNAPVQDRSPQDYIDAFIAAGFNVSVKRFGYDGFVSGAKDRKYYPSILDALAYPAEYKLLFRLEKRL, from the coding sequence ATGACAAACGCAGCCACCTACGCAACGTGGCATACCGAACCGAACGGCGACATCGCGGTGGCGGAGTCGCATAGTCCGCTTTGGCGGCATTTCATCGAGACTGTGCCCGAGCGGGATTTTTCGTCGAAGACCGTGCTGGATTTTGGCTGCAATCGCGGCGGCTTCCTGCGGCTGCTTCACGCGATGCGACCGTTCCGCCGCGGCGTCGGCATCGACATCGCCTCGGAATCGGTTGCGGCGGCTGTCGCGGCCAAGGGCAACATGCCGCTGGAATTTCATGTGACTACTGATCTTTCGCCTTTCATCGATAGTTTCGATGTCGCGTTCAGCTATGAGGTCGTCTATCTGCTGCCGGAATTGGAACGGCACGCGGAGCAGATGTTCAAAGTCATGCGCAATGGCAGCATCTACTATGCGGTCACCGGCTGCCACAACGAGATGCCTCTCTGGCCGAAATGGCGCGAGCTGATCGGCGGCAACAGCAATGCGCCGGTACAGGATCGGTCCCCGCAGGACTATATCGACGCCTTCATTGCCGCAGGATTCAATGTCTCCGTCAAGCGCTTCGGCTATGACGGCTTCGTCAGCGGCGCGAAGGATCGCAAATATTATCCGAGCATTCTCGATGCTCTGGCTTATCCCGCCGAATACAAGCTGTTGTTCCGGCTCGAAAAGCGCCTGTGA
- a CDS encoding carbohydrate ABC transporter permease — MSKARTSLVRSGLVHLALIAYTLLAVFPVFLTIINSFKDRASIFRAPLSVPTPSSFSLIGYQTVLRQGDFLTYFENSFIVTIVSIVLTLLFGAMAAFALSEYRFRGNTIMGLYLAIGIMIPIRLGTVAILQGMVAAGLVNTLTSLILVYTAQGLPLAIFILSEFMRTVSDDLKNAGRIDGLSEYAIFFRLVVPLIRPAMATVAVFTMIPIWNDLWFPLILAPSEATKTVTLGSQIFIGQFVTNWNAVLAALTLAILPILILYVIFSRQLIRGITSGAVK; from the coding sequence ATGTCCAAGGCACGCACTTCCCTTGTCCGCTCCGGCCTCGTCCATCTGGCGTTGATCGCCTACACGCTGCTTGCCGTTTTCCCGGTCTTCTTGACCATCATCAATTCCTTCAAGGACCGCGCCTCGATCTTCCGTGCGCCCTTGAGTGTGCCTACGCCCTCCAGCTTCAGCCTCATCGGTTATCAGACCGTTCTTAGGCAGGGGGATTTCCTGACCTACTTCGAGAACAGCTTCATCGTGACGATCGTCTCGATCGTATTGACCCTGCTGTTCGGCGCCATGGCTGCCTTCGCGTTGTCGGAATATCGCTTCCGGGGCAATACGATCATGGGGCTTTATCTCGCGATCGGCATCATGATCCCGATCCGCCTCGGTACGGTCGCGATCCTGCAGGGCATGGTCGCTGCCGGCCTGGTCAATACGCTGACTTCGTTGATCCTCGTCTACACCGCGCAAGGCCTGCCGCTTGCCATCTTCATCCTGTCTGAATTCATGCGGACTGTTTCCGATGACCTGAAGAATGCGGGTCGCATTGACGGGCTCAGCGAATATGCGATTTTCTTCCGTCTCGTGGTGCCGCTCATTCGTCCGGCCATGGCGACGGTCGCCGTCTTCACCATGATCCCGATCTGGAACGACCTGTGGTTCCCGCTGATCCTGGCTCCGAGCGAGGCGACCAAGACGGTGACGCTGGGCTCGCAGATATTCATCGGCCAATTCGTTACCAACTGGAACGCAGTCCTGGCGGCGCTGACGCTCGCCATCCTGCCGATCCTCATCCTTTACGTCATCTTCTCCCGCCAACTCATTCGCGGCATTACCTCCGGAGCAGTCAAGTGA